Genomic window (Candidatus Desulfarcum epimagneticum):
TCGGGGCACGCGGCGATGACCCGGCCGGTTTTTTTGTCAAAAAACCGTTTTCCGGAAATGGACTCCAAAGAAAGGCACAGGTGCTTTTCCCCGGCGGCGCGTCCGGCCAGGGCCGCCGCCAGCGCGATATCCGGGTCGTCCCCGGATATTTCGGCGATGAATTTCGCGAAATAAAAATCAATCCGGGACAAAAAACCGTTTTCGAAAAGCGCGTCAAGCATGGGCATAAAGTTTTTGGATTTCCCTTTCTATAATAAACTCGTAAAAAATGGGTCAGACGGCGTCGTAAAAATTCGATATACAAGGCGTGGCGCTTTTTTGAGAGAGAGGCCATACATATAGTATGCCGAACGAACAAAAAAATGCCGCAACGCAGTAGATCGGATTTTTTACGATGCCGTCTCTTGAAAAGCCCTGTCCAGCCTCTCCATCAACTCCCTGGAAGGCCGGTCGTAAAACACCCCGAATTCCGGGTCCCGCTCAGGCCGTATTCCCCGGATAAACAGGTAAAAAACACCTCCGAATCCCGAGTCATAGTCATACCCCGGCTCTTTCAGGGAAAGATAACGGCTCAGGGCCGCCGTGTAAATATGATACTGGAGAAAATAAGCGTGCTCCTCCATGGCCGAAAGCAGTCTGGATGGGCGGTAGTCCGCAGGCCCGGTCCCCAGGAAATTGGATTTCCAGTCCACGATATGCCAGCGCCCCCCGCGTCTGAACGCCAGATCGATAAAGCCTTTCATAAAGCCCCGGCAGGGGGAAAAGGACAGCTTTCGGGCCATTCGCGCAAGGGCCGGCGCCGGGGGCGAAACGCCGGGACCGGCGTCTGAAAACACCCGCTCAAGGCGGCCGGGGTCCAGAAGGCCCATGGGGAAATAAAACTCCATCTCGGTGATCCGATCCTCCAGGGGCACATCGGCCAGACAGAAATCCGCCCCCCCTGGCCGGTCCGGGAACCGGGACAGCGGCGCCTCCAGCGTGTGTTTAATCATCGCAAGCGTCGCGGTTTTCCAGGCCGGGTCCACATCGTATTTTTCCATTTTCTCCCGGACCAGCGCCTGTCTTTGGTCCATGTCCCGGGAACGGAAATCCAGGCATTCGAACAGTTCATGAAAAAACAGCCCGGACCGGGCGCCCCGGGGAAAGTGGACGATGTCCCCATGCCGGGCCTCATCGTCCAACGGCTCTGTTTCCCGGGGCGGCGTCGGCTCCCATTTTCCATCGTCGCCGAAATCACCATGGAGGAAATCCCCAAAGGGCTCCGGATCGGGGCCTGCGGCCAGGGAGGAAAAGCTCGAGACTTTCCACGAATCGTCAATTTTTCCTGAAAAAGGCCGGAACAAAAGCCGCTGTTCCCGGGGACGGGGAAGCGGGGCAAAATCGCCCGGCCCCTCCCCATCCAGCTCCAAAACCTCAATGGCCCCCCGGGATCTTTTTTCAAGGGCCTTCAAGTCCGCGAGAATCTCCCCGTCGGTTTTTCGCAAAAACTCCTTTTCAACGGCCTGGACCAGGCTTCCCGGATCGCCGGTCTCATCCAGACGGCCCGCGCAGTGAAGCAGATAGGCCAGGGCCGATTTTTCGGCCGACCGGATTCGCCCCCAGAAAAGATGGCATAAAGATTTGGCCCGGGTCAGCGCCACGTAAAGAAGCCGCGCGTTTTCAGCCAGCGCCTCCCATTGCTGAACAGAGGCGCTTTTTTTCATGTCCCCGGAGCCGAAATCGCACACCAGGCGCCCCTCTTTTTCCGGGTCGTGAAACAAAACCGGCTTTCCCGGCGCCGGGACGCCCTCCCAGCAGAACGGGCAGAACACCACCGGGTATTCCAGGCCCTTGGACTTGTGAATGGTGACCACGCTCACCGCATGGCGGTCGCTTTCAAGGCGAAGACGGGACTCTTCCGGATCATCCCCCATGCCCTTTCTCATTTTCCCCAGCCACCCGGCCAGCCCCCGGATCTCTCCCCCGCGTCCCGAGGAGGCGTCGTGGAGTATTTCGGAAAGATGAAGCAGGTTGGTCAGGCGCCGCTCCCCGTCGGGATACGACAAAAGACGCCTTCGGACCTTTTCTTTTTCCATCATCGCGCCAAACATTCTCATAAACCCGCCTGTTTTCCATATCCGGCGGTATGTTTTCATGCGCCCGGCCATGTCCCCGGCGCGCGACCGCCCCCCGGGAAGGTTTTCCGCGTCCATGTCCCCGGCCCTGAGACCCATCATGTCCGTGGCCAGGGCGGACGCAAGAAGACGGCGGTCAAAGGGGTCGGCCAGGGCCGCTAAAAAGACGTTCATTTCAAACGCCTCCCGGGACTCAAAGATATTGCCCGAGTCATACAGAATGGCGGGAATCCCCAGGCTGGAAAACGCGTCGCGGACGATCCGGGCCTGCCGGTTGGTCCGCGTGAGAACCGCCATGTCCCCGGGGCCGAAGGGGCGCTTTGGGGAGGCGGCGATCTCAAGGGCCTGCCGGGCCACGGCCCGGGCGATGACCCGGACCGCCTCGGCCTTGGCCACGGGGCGGCTTTTGCCCCCGTCGTTTGTCCCGCGCATGAGCCACAGTTTCAGCGGCGCCCCGAAAGGACCCTCCCCGGGGTCCGGTCGCGGGGCCGGGCGGGCCTTGACAAAATCCATCCCGTCCAGAACAAAGGGTTTTTTCAGCCCCCCGGAAAAAACGGCGTTCACCGCCTCCACCAGCCCGGGGGCCGAGCGCCAGTTTTCCAGAAGCGTGTGACGAAACGGCGCGTCTTGGGCCGCTTTCATGTATGAAAACACATCGGCGCCCCTGAAGCCGTATATGGCCTGCTTGGGGTCGCCGATCATAAAAAGCGTTTTGCCCGGCGCGGCGAAAAGCCTTTCAAAAATATCATACTGCAAAAAATCCGTGTCCTGGAACTCATCGATGAGCGCCGCGTCGTAGCGGTCCCTGATGCCGGCCGCGAAAGAGGCGTTTTCTTTTTTCGCCAAAGCGTCCCTCACCCCGGACAAAAGATCGTCAAAGGACTGGATGTTTCTTCGCCGCTTTCGCCGCTCCATTTCCCTTCGGGCAAAGCCCATGAACCGGATGTCGAAAAAAAGAGCGAGCCGGTCCATTTCATCGGTCAGCTTTGTCCCCTGGTCAAAAATTTCGCCGCAAATATCGAATATGTCATGGCGCGGGGGCGCGAATTTTTTTTTCGTTAATTCCGCCAGCCTCCCGGGTGTGAACGATTCAAACCCCTTGAAAAAAGGAAAACCCATTCCCCGGGGCGCCGCGAGCCGGTCCATATTCTCCATCAGACGGCAAACCCGGGCGTCGCGATTTGAAAATCCGCCCGGTCTTGAAGGCTTCAGGGAGCCGAAAACCGACGCCTTGAGAGACGGATCGTAAAAAATCTTTCGAACCTCCTTCCTGCGCCGGGGCCACTCCCGCCGAAGGGTTTCCATGGCTTTTCGATAATCCCCCAGACTGTCCAGGGAAGGCTTTTCAATGTCGGGGACGATTTCGGCGTCCGGGGCTTTGACGCGCTCCAAAAGACCCTGGTAATAATCCGGCCCCGATATTTTCCGGCTCATGAGATGGACAACGAACTCGGGCGGGGAGGCGCAAACCCGCCGGCGCCAGAAATCCTCGGCGATCTCGGCGTGAAGCCCCCGGCCCGTCGCCAGCTCGCAGTCGAAAAGACGCCCGGACTCAAAAGCGCTGTCCGACAGCATGCGGCGGCAAAAGCCGTGTATGGTGAACACCGGCGCCTCGTCAAACTCGGCCAGCGCCCGCCGGATCAAAAAAAGCCCGTCCCGGCCGTCGGCCGTTTTTTTCACCAGGCCCTCCAGAAAGGGGTCGCCGGAGACGCCGCTCAAAAAAGCCTCGCCGGCCTCCACAAGCCTTGAGCGCATTCTGCGCTTCAGCTCGTCCGTGGCGGCCTGGGTGAAGGTGACGACCAGAATTTTGTTCACGGGCGTCTTTTTTTCCACGATGAGCCTTAAAAAAAGGCCCGCGATGGCATAGGTTTTCCCGGTTCCGGCGCCGGCCTCGATGAGGTTGACCCCGGACAGCGGAACTTCGGCCAGGTTGAATGTTTTCATAAATTCAGTATTGTGTTTACACGCAGGCTGGGTTATAATAAGCCATTTGTTTAAGAGCCATCATGTCAATAACATGAAACAGCTATGTTGACAAACCCAAACGGTTTGAACCGCCGGCCGAAACCACAAATTGTGAGGCGCCGAAATGACATGGAAAGACAATGTGCTTGAAAAAAAAATGAGGAAAAACATGTCCCGATACGATTACCCCCCGGAGGAAGATTTCTCAGACGACTTCAGAGAAGAGCCCAACGGCTACAATCTCAGGAAAAGCTGGTCCCCCATTGTCCTGGCCGTCGCCGGTCTGGCCGCCTTTGCCATCGTGGCCGGCTTTTTTTTCCTTAAACAAAAACAAACCGCCCCCAAAGAGCCCCCGGCCGCCTTCATGCCCGTTCCCCAGCCCCCCCGGACAGAGGCCGTCGCGGAGAGGCTTTCGCGGATCGAAAAAAATCTCAAAAGCCTTCAGGACATCACCGCCGGCCTGGATCAGCTGGCGGCTTTCCAAAAACAGCTTGACGCGCTCTCCGCCCAGATATCCGGTCTCGACAAGGCCATGTCCCGGCGAACGGATCAAATCAGCCAAAAACTAAACGCGCTCAAAACCCGCCGTCCCCCCGCGCCTAAACAGGCCCGGGCGCCTGAAAAAAAAGCGGCCCCCAAAGCCCCGGCGGTCAAACCAAAGGCAAAAAAGGCCCCGGTGAAAAAGAAATCCCATCCCAAGGCCCGTTATCACACCGTCCGGGCCGGTGAGACTCTGTTTGCCATCAGCCGGAAATACGGCGTCCCGGTGCCCACGCTCCGCAAATACAACAACCTGACTCAAACCACCCGGATTTACTCCGGCACCAAACTTTTAATCGCCCCGGGAAGGTAGGGGGGAAACGCGGCCCGCATGACACCCAAAGTCCTCACAGGCCTGGAATCCATGATTGAATCCCCGCCAAAGGGTCCGGCCGGATTAAAAATGGGGCTTTTATGCAATCCGGCCTCGGTGGACCGGGGGTTGACTCACGCCAAGACGCTTCTGGACCGGCGCTTTCCGGGCGCGTTACAGGCGCTGTATTCTCCCCAGCACGGCTTTTTTGCGGAAAAGCAGGACAACATGATCGAGTCCGATCACATGACCGATCCCGACCTGGGCATCCCGGTGTTCAGCCTCTACGGCGAAACCCGGATTCCCACCCGCAAGATGCTGGACCCCATCGACATTCTCATCATCGACCTCCAGGATGTGGGGACCCGGGTGTACACGTTTATTCACACCATGTCCCACTGCCTGGAGGCGGCGAAGCGTTTCGGGAAAAAAGTCATCGTGTGCGACCGCCCCAACCCCGTCAACGGGATCGCCGCGGAGGGTCCCCTTCTGTCTTTGGAATACGCCTCCTTTGTGGGCCGCCATCCCATCCCCATGCGCCACGGGCTCACCATGGGCGAGCTGGCGCTTTTGTTCAACCGGGAAATGAGCATCGGCTGCGAGCTGGAGGTCATCCCCATGAAAGGGTGGAAAAGACGGATGCGCTTTTGCGACACCGGCCTGCCCTGGGTCCCCCCGTCCCCCAACATGCCCATCCCGGAAACCGCCATGGTGTACCCGGGCCAGGTCATGT
Coding sequences:
- a CDS encoding conserved hypothetical protein (Evidence 4 : Unknown function but conserved in other organisms), giving the protein MTWKDNVLEKKMRKNMSRYDYPPEEDFSDDFREEPNGYNLRKSWSPIVLAVAGLAAFAIVAGFFFLKQKQTAPKEPPAAFMPVPQPPRTEAVAERLSRIEKNLKSLQDITAGLDQLAAFQKQLDALSAQISGLDKAMSRRTDQISQKLNALKTRRPPAPKQARAPEKKAAPKAPAVKPKAKKAPVKKKSHPKARYHTVRAGETLFAISRKYGVPVPTLRKYNNLTQTTRIYSGTKLLIAPGR
- a CDS encoding conserved hypothetical protein (Evidence 4 : Unknown function but conserved in other organisms), whose protein sequence is MTPKVLTGLESMIESPPKGPAGLKMGLLCNPASVDRGLTHAKTLLDRRFPGALQALYSPQHGFFAEKQDNMIESDHMTDPDLGIPVFSLYGETRIPTRKMLDPIDILIIDLQDVGTRVYTFIHTMSHCLEAAKRFGKKVIVCDRPNPVNGIAAEGPLLSLEYASFVGRHPIPMRHGLTMGELALLFNREMSIGCELEVIPMKGWKRRMRFCDTGLPWVPPSPNMPIPETAMVYPGQVMWEGTNVSEGRGATRPFEFFGAPFIRLEKLKIPRDRFPGILLRPAVFEPTSNKWSGETCFGFQIHVTNFSIYRPYGVSLRLMAAIAKAFRDDFQWKSPPYEYEYERMPIDLITGGPEARLAVENGWDIDELERSRQKELDDFTKRSREFWLYDV
- the recB gene encoding RecBCD enzyme subunit RecB, producing MKTFNLAEVPLSGVNLIEAGAGTGKTYAIAGLFLRLIVEKKTPVNKILVVTFTQAATDELKRRMRSRLVEAGEAFLSGVSGDPFLEGLVKKTADGRDGLFLIRRALAEFDEAPVFTIHGFCRRMLSDSAFESGRLFDCELATGRGLHAEIAEDFWRRRVCASPPEFVVHLMSRKISGPDYYQGLLERVKAPDAEIVPDIEKPSLDSLGDYRKAMETLRREWPRRRKEVRKIFYDPSLKASVFGSLKPSRPGGFSNRDARVCRLMENMDRLAAPRGMGFPFFKGFESFTPGRLAELTKKKFAPPRHDIFDICGEIFDQGTKLTDEMDRLALFFDIRFMGFARREMERRKRRRNIQSFDDLLSGVRDALAKKENASFAAGIRDRYDAALIDEFQDTDFLQYDIFERLFAAPGKTLFMIGDPKQAIYGFRGADVFSYMKAAQDAPFRHTLLENWRSAPGLVEAVNAVFSGGLKKPFVLDGMDFVKARPAPRPDPGEGPFGAPLKLWLMRGTNDGGKSRPVAKAEAVRVIARAVARQALEIAASPKRPFGPGDMAVLTRTNRQARIVRDAFSSLGIPAILYDSGNIFESREAFEMNVFLAALADPFDRRLLASALATDMMGLRAGDMDAENLPGGRSRAGDMAGRMKTYRRIWKTGGFMRMFGAMMEKEKVRRRLLSYPDGERRLTNLLHLSEILHDASSGRGGEIRGLAGWLGKMRKGMGDDPEESRLRLESDRHAVSVVTIHKSKGLEYPVVFCPFCWEGVPAPGKPVLFHDPEKEGRLVCDFGSGDMKKSASVQQWEALAENARLLYVALTRAKSLCHLFWGRIRSAEKSALAYLLHCAGRLDETGDPGSLVQAVEKEFLRKTDGEILADLKALEKRSRGAIEVLELDGEGPGDFAPLPRPREQRLLFRPFSGKIDDSWKVSSFSSLAAGPDPEPFGDFLHGDFGDDGKWEPTPPRETEPLDDEARHGDIVHFPRGARSGLFFHELFECLDFRSRDMDQRQALVREKMEKYDVDPAWKTATLAMIKHTLEAPLSRFPDRPGGADFCLADVPLEDRITEMEFYFPMGLLDPGRLERVFSDAGPGVSPPAPALARMARKLSFSPCRGFMKGFIDLAFRRGGRWHIVDWKSNFLGTGPADYRPSRLLSAMEEHAYFLQYHIYTAALSRYLSLKEPGYDYDSGFGGVFYLFIRGIRPERDPEFGVFYDRPSRELMERLDRAFQETAS